Proteins found in one Tamandua tetradactyla isolate mTamTet1 chromosome 3, mTamTet1.pri, whole genome shotgun sequence genomic segment:
- the RAD51AP2 gene encoding RAD51-associated protein 2, which yields MSLLPHRPRLAEFGRRAATPPAEAPTAEAAEAAEAPSSPRPGRGAPCGVGATTPGAAEVEKARELARDAVPAEETRGAPEEPLPGDPLRPGAGRPRTPAGPDVGRPLGRDSHGLLRRPGAKREQAEPAGEERPSPQAPGGAGGEGGRPAQPGVPADGSGRPRPASSGPRGGPGPAPRPGPWGPLIRTPGPWGPRIRTPGPWGPRIRTLSPWGPLTRTPGPCGPPTRTPGSSGPPIRTPGPWGPLTRTPGPWGPRIRALSSSGPPTRTPGPWGPPIRTLSPWGPRIRALGSSGPPTRTPGPWGPPIRTPGPWGPSVSAPGPTSDPFSRTKVECKLEEYMFKWTVYLNYQKDIVENHTAHLVRISTFSSMLEENRKPMVKKRKRLKPEHALEGCEKETTNSSSRAAQNAHFPIFDTYEKIPLIDPDDVDELSLMKELGYKNEHCPEQVVNVENLAHFSPITVKTNPNFCSQFTQNNGRSIRENFCDLNMCQQDLGTERPQEHGESAGRGEALPRAGQQAVHTSTPLTSIVHTSTLHTSPMHTSTPHTSTLHTSTPHTSTAHTNTTHTSTPHTSTLHTSTAHTNTAHTSTLHTSTLHTSTPHTNTAHSSTPHTSTPHTSTADTSTLHTTVHTSTAHSSTVHSSTVHSSTPHTSNVHTSTLHSSTPYTSTADTSTPHTNMLHTSTPHSSTMHTSTTTPGHMLGLSNLPGGRKERKQVLISKEEIKITQSLTNSHHYSVHKDIETEKKEKGGSSSLNSTFSVWSVSLMNKTLNVDDAILLKNQTCANENNIADKNQFESILQESELANSKCFYPNNGSTECVNHHLETDLSAGNKECFQDLTAKCLLTEALMIRKDFEMKSKFDLVLKELQMFHEISEDKEILSTVETNNGQENCLGENEDSLLKKEAEKDYEKRASLLWDTTAGPAVRRRHPSSFQWRGVPRAGARGLPQAHCCPPAVGEEPLHPTSREDCEKSFPQRNALFSDECKEEKLNYSLNRGTRNRTRITDMAGSNFSHGISRVYPLKTCSRPIRIGLSRKAKLKQLHPYLK from the coding sequence ATGTCGCTCTTGCCACACAGGCCACGGCTGGCTGAGTTTGGGCGACGGGCGGCCACCCCGCCCGCTGAGGCGCCCACAGCTGAGGCGGCTGAGGCAGCTGAGGCGCCCTCGAGCCCGCGTCCGGGTCGGGGAGCTCCCTGCGGTGTCGGGGCGACGACGCCTGGCGCGGCTGAGGTGGAGAAAGCGCGGGAGCTGGCGCGCGACGCCGTCCCGGCTGAGGAGACTCGGGGCGCCCCCGAGGAACCCCTCCCTGGAGACCCTCTGCGGCCCGGCGCGGGGAGGCCGCGGACCCCCGCAGGCCCCGACGTAGGGCGCCCGCTGGGGAGAGACAGCCACGGCCTCCTGAGGCGCCCCGGGGCGAAGCGCGAGCAGGCGGAGCCCGCGGGAGAGGAGCGGCCTTCCCCACAGGCCCCGGGAGGCGCCGGCGGCGAGGGCGGCCGCCCTGCACAGCCCGGTGTCCCCGCAGATGGCTCAGGGCGCCCCAGACCTGCCTCCAGCGGCCCACGCGGGGGGCCCGGCCCGGCCCCTAGACCTGGCCCCTGGGGGCCCCTGATCCGCACGCCCGGCCCCTGGGGGCCCCGGATCCGCACGCCCGGCCCCTGGGGGCCCCGGATCCGCACGCTCAGCCCCTGGGGGCCCCTGACCCGCACGCCAGGCCCCTGCGGACCCCCGACCCGCACGCCCGGCTCATCAGGACCCCCGATCCGCACGCCCGGCCCCTGGGGGCCCCTGACCCGCACGCCCGGCCCCTGGGGGCCCCGGATCCGCGCGCTCAGCTCATCAGGACCCCCGACCCGCACGCCGGGCCCCTGGGGGCCCCCGATCCGCACGCTCAGCCCCTGGGGGCCCCGGATCCGCGCACTCGGCTCATCAGGACCCCCGACCCGCACGCCCGGCCCCTGGGGGCCCCCGATCCGCACGCCCGGCCCCTGGGGGCCCTCGGTCAGCGCGCCCGGCCCCACCTCTGACCCTTTCTCGAGAACCAAAGTTGAATGCAAGTTGGAGGAGTACATGTTCAAATGGACAGTTTACTTAAATTATCAAAAAGACATAGTGGAAAATCATACGGCACACCTAGTGAGGATTTCAACTTTTTCAAGTatgttagaagaaaataggaAGCCtatggtaaagaaaagaaaacgatTAAAACCTGAACATGCTTTGGAAGGGTGTGAGAAAGAAACCACCAATTCATCCTCTAGGGCTGCCCAGAATGCACATTTTCCAATTTTTGACACTTATGAAAAAATTCCTCTAATAGATCCTGATGACGTGGATGAACTTTCTCTGATGAAAGAACTTGGTTATAAGAATGAGCACTGTCCTGAACAAGTCGTGAATGTGGAAAATTTGGCTCACTTTAGTCCTATTACCGTTAAAACCAATCCTAATTTTTGTTCTCAGTTTACACAGAACAATGGAAGATCCATTCGTGAAAACTTTTGTGACTTAAATATGTGCCAACAGGACTTAGGCACCGAAAGGCCCCAGGAGCATGGCGAGTCTGCAGGCCGAGGTGAGGCTCTGCCCAGGGCGGGGCAGCAGGCTGTGCACACCAGCACCCCGCTCACCAGTATTGTGCACACCAGCACCCTGCACACCAGCCCCATGCACACCAGCACCCCGCACACCAGCACCCTGCACACCAGCACCCCGCACACCAGCACTGCACACACCAACACCACGCACACCAGCACCCCACACACCAGCACCCTGCACACCAGCACTGCACACACCAACACTGCGCACACCAGCACCCTGCACACCAGCACCCTGCACACCAGTACCCCACACACCAACACTGCGCACAGCAGCACCCCGCACACCAGCACCCCACACACCAGCACTGCGGACACCAGCACCCTGCACACCACCGTGCACACCAGCACTGCGCACAGCAGCACCGTGCACAGCAGCaccgtgcacagcagcactccacaCACCAGCAATGTGCACACCAGTACCCTGcacagcagcaccccatacaCCAGCACTGCAGACACCAGCACCCCACACACCAACATGCTGCACACCAGCACCCCACACAGCAGCACCATGcacaccagcaccaccaccccaGGCCACATGCTGGGTCTCAGTAACCTCCCaggtggaagaaaggaaagaaaacaggtcTTAATCtccaaggaggaaataaaaatcacacaAAGCTTAACCAATAGTCACCACTATTCTGTCCATAAAGATAttgagacagaaaagaaagagaaaggtggTTCTTCTTCATTGAATAGCACATTTTCTGTTTGGTCAGTTTCATTAATGAATAAGACACTAAATGTGGATGATGCAATTCTACTGAAAAACCAAACATGTGCTAATGAAAATAACATAGCTGACAAAAATCAATTTGAGAGTATTCTGCAAGAAAGTGAGCTAGCTaattcaaagtgtttttatccaAACAATGGCTCTACAGAATGTGTTAATCACCATCTTGAAACTGATTTGAGTGCAGGGAACAAAGAATGTTTTCAGGACTTAACTGCTAAGTGTTTACTAACAGAAGCTCTGATGAtaagaaaggattttgaaatgAAGAGTAAATTTGATTTGGTACTTAAGGAACTTCAAATGTTTCACGAAATTAGTGAGGACAAAGAAATACTGAGCACTGTGGAAACAAACAATGGGCAAGAGAATTGCTTGGGAGAAAATGAGGACTCACTGTTAAAAAAGGAGGCAGAAAAGGATTACGAAAAACGTGCCTCTCTGCTCTGGGACACTACAGCAGGCCCTGCTGTGCGCAGAAGACATCCGAGTTCCTTCCAGTGGAGAGGGGTGCCCAGGGCTGGGGCCCGAGGGCTGCCCCAGGCCCACTGCTGCCCCCCAGCAGTGGGGGAGGAACCCCTCCACCCCACTTCCCGGGAAG